The sequence CTTTAATATATTCAGAGCTGAGATTCCACAGTATGTATTGGTGCCATGCTCTTCCTTCTAGTGTGTTTGAAATATTGGAGATTGAAATCGTTTCTTTCTAGTTTAAGGGTGCTAGTAATCCTCTGAAGAAAGATAACAACTTGAAGCACTTAAGAGTCCCTGAACCAGGTGTTGCTAACGCTTTTTTGTCCCATGGGTCACATTCAGTATTGGCCAAACCTCTAGAGGTTACAGGTCAGCACTGGATGTGGCCACCCCATACCCTCACTCATGGACACTTTCCTGTGTACTTTGCCCTCAGCTGGTTTGTGCAGATTAGCTGAGGATCATAAAAGTATTGGCCATCAAAGTATTGGTCTGAAGTCCAGGGAGAGGGTGATTTTCATTCCCATCAGGTTTAGAGCTTTCTATCGTTGTAGCACCATtaccaatgctttttttctagaaaaagagttgcaGGAACACCCACTTTTTTtgagttgaactttttttaggggaAGCCAAAGCTGGCCTGGGGGGCAGTCACCCCTTTGCTAAATGAGGGTTTAGCACTGCTTCCTCCCCACAAACAtgccctccttccttctcttcttcctggCCAACTCTAAGGGGAACAGATGCTTCATTTTAGATTAACCACGGTTTAGTTTGCTGTCCAAACCCTGAACTATGGCTGATCTTAACTATCGTTAACTATCTTAACACAGTTTGACTGAGCTTGGATGACATGAGAAGCTGTGACtaataaaaaatggaaagctCTGGGAGAGGTTGGGTGAAAGCATGTGAGCCTGGGAGAAAGATAGCTTGCTTTCGCAACGCTAAACTGTGGGTTAGTGTTCTGTCCAAACTAACCCATTATGGTCAGCTTTCTCCTTGGCAAGCTTTGTGACTTTTCATATGTGTGCTATAAAGCAGTTTTGGAAAGCCTATAGAATGGTGTTCTTAATTATTCTGTCACAGTTATTGGAAAAAATAGGCATGAAATGTTTACACTTTTAAAAGATTAAAGATTGCATTTCTGGCTTGTACTTTTGTTCTTCCTTCTACAGTTTGTAGTCACAAATCCTTCTTGGTATGActtgtttctctccaaaccaCTGTTATGTGCAAAATGAGTTATTTAAAGAGCTTTGGCAAAAAGTCTCTCTGCAATCAATTTATTTGACTCAGGAAAAAAATATGTGTGGAAAATTTATTATTTGGTTATTTGGCCTCGATGAACTACTGTAATTGGAATGGAACCAGAGGAAAGCACATGGAATGGAGTTGGTAGAAGTAACCACTCTAGCTTCACGAAAATCTGCTCTTGAGGATTAGGGAATACTTTTGGTTGGAGTGGGCTGTAGTGCAGGGGGATGAAGGTGGGAGAGGAGATCCCCCAAATTAGGTGGAGACATGAGCTCTGATTGTGAAAGTTGCTTCtatctgactttttaaaaaattctcctgCTGTCCACATAGTATGAAAATTAAACCAGCAATAAAACACAAGCAgcataatcttttttaaaaattaccacTGAACGACTAGTCCTTGTGTTTCTTTCAAAAGCCAGCAAGTAACTTGTCCTGTGTCCTGTTTTGTAGACTGAGGTCTGCAAGGGAAAAGGCACCAACTCTTAGTATCTTTTTGAAATggcattttgctttatttttatttatttaataaaattatgcCCTACCCCTTTGCCATATGACTCTCCAGGACAGGTTACGGCAATAAAACACATAAAGCAACCAGTAGTTCAAACTCATAAAACAATCAGTATAAATAACTAAAGCCTTGGCTATCTGTCAGTATATCACTGCACAGGCCAGTTCCTTAATGCACAAAGACCTGAAAGAAACAGCAGGTATTTAGCTGGGGCAGGAAGGGGGAATGTTATTAGGCTCAATGTGAAAAGTATATGCCATTCTTGTTTGACCCCTGTTTTCCTTACAGTTCTCTTAGTTCCACAGCTGCATGGCCTAGGACCTTAGTCTGTAGGGATCCACTACCAGTTTATGACCTGATCTCAGATGGTCACAACAGCAGCCCTACCGCTGTACAAAtgtatggttaaaaaaaaataagaagaaaatgttCCACAGGTGCATGTTTTGGTTTAAAGTGGGTCCCAGGTTTGAAAACATGGAAGACTACTAGCCTAGGTTTTGTAGAGTAACCTACAATATTTAGCATAGTGACTCCTTTCTTTTTTGCCTCCTCTTTAGATGATGACAGCCATTCAGAATCAAAACTTCAGCTGGAACAAGATAAACCAAGCACTCTTCCCACTCCTGTTTCCAAACGGGTTGTGCTAGGTGACACTGTTTGCAGTTTGGCAGGAACAGCCGACCACGCAAGCAGTGCAATAGAGCacaagggagagaaaaaggaCTTGTTTAGCATAACTCCCGAGGTTGGAAATGATGGCACTGGCGAGCTCCGACAGCGCAGCAGAGGGGATCTGATGGAGGTTCCGCAGAGAGCACCTCGCCACGGGTTAGACCAGTATCTCTCGAGGTTTGATGAAGCGATGAAGTTAAGAAACCAACTTATCAGTGAGAAGCCAAGCCAGGAAAATGGAAATGTAGTGGAGGAATTTGATTCCTTCCGCATTTTTAGATTAGTGGGGTGTGCGCTACTTGCCATTGGAGTTAGAGCTTTTGTGTGCAAATACTTGGTGAGTAAAGAAATGTCTTAGTAACTTAGTACTTCTTGTTTATTTGACCTGGTTGCCTTACTGATTAGCCCAGaaagtttgacagtggaatttgcattTGGCAGATAAGGAATTTATGCTGAGAAAAGTAATAACTTTCCCTAAGCCCACCCATCAAGCTCATAGCTAAGTAGAGATTTGGATTTAGGCCCAAATCCATAATTCTGTCCACTCTTCAACAGTGGCTTGTCCTAAGTAGTGATGATTGAGCAATGATTATTTTAAGACACATGGTGTTTGGCAAGAGGATCAGAACCACAAGAAATTGTAAGCCCTGGCCTAGCAATAGCATCAAGAAATTACTGTACTTTGGTGCTCTTCTGTATTGACAATAATTAAGCTATGGGTAGCCCTGGAAGCCCAGGACTGGCAGCAGTGTTGTTTGCTTTTCAGGCTGTGCCAAGTACTGTTCCAGTCTATGCAAATGGTGCTAAAACACAGCTGACAATTTACTGGCCAGTGATAACATTTAATAGTGGAACAAACGTAGCCTTATGCATGAAGCTTAACTACAAGGTTTTGCCTTGTCTTAATCCTGTTGTGAGCTAATCACATGAAGCAGCCTCTCCAAAGCAATTGGGCTAAAGTTTTCTTGCCATCAGAACCCTTAAGGAAGATGTAGCCATCTAATTTTAGGACTGAGGTCAAGTTGGCAAGATATGGACACAAATTTCTAGACATCAAAAATGAAGAAGACTGCTATCTTAAATTACTTAATCATCTGTCAAAAATCATACAAAACTATCCAAACCATTTTGAGATTCCCAGGCTCGTTTTTATGGGAACTGGATAATCAGCAGAAAAGCATTTCCTAACTATATAAAGTGCAATGCCTAATCATTGCTACTATCAAGTGGCTTTAAATTATTCAAAAGTAAATTTGAATGTTATTGTTTAATTATGTGCAAGGATGATTATTTACTGAATGATTCATATGAAAGTTTTCCTTGGGGACTTTTTGAATGGACACGTTCCTAGACATTACTATAGCACTCTAACCCTATAGGTCTGTACCATTACGTTAGATATATGTTAATGACTTCTCTGGATTTTCCTTAAATATAAATTCAGTCTGTTTTGACAGTGGTGCTTTGAAATTTGGTTCTCTTCTCTATATTTTCTAATCAATTGGCTGAAACACTTCATAGACTATTTCCTTGAAATAATGTAGCAATGTGAATTTATTGTTACTACTTTCTGTttcatttaacttttttgttttttccccccacagtCAATATTTGCTCCATTTCTTACCTTACAGCTTGCATACATGGGGTTGTCTAAGTATTTCCCAAAGGTAAGACCTTTTTTTTAGGATAAACGGATTATCAAAATGTCTaaactttaaaaaagatttgACAGAGAAAGCACCGTGTTAGAATTTTCTTAGCTTTTATGCAGCATAGCAGATAATACAATGCTAATTTAGGTTAATCAGCAATTGTTTGCATTTTGTGTATGTACATTTTGAATACTTGAGAGTAGTCAGCTACAGAGGCAAGAGGCAGTACTGAGGATCTTCATGGGTGTAAGTTACATTCAAATTTAGAataccttacttctgagtaaaagtgTTTTGGACTGCACTCTAAGGTTGTGATTCTAGGCACGCTTACCTGGGAGCCACTCTCTGAACTCCATGcagcttatttctgaatagaAAAATACAGGAATGCTCTGTAAAATGGGCTAACCTGTTGGTCTTGCCCTTACCTGGAAGTCACCATCTATAAGCTTGGTGGCATCGTTATTGTAAAATAGACTTTGTCAGACTTCAGGTCCAGGGTACCAAACTCCCATTCTTCTAGGTGCAtattgcgacagggaatttcattagcttgAGCagttttctgagctctgggcgcaataCTGCTCCTAAAATTTcatattaaaactgcagagttgaaggaaaggaggacctttttctgcctccccccttccagctactctctgaagactagagaagagaccctcttaagactaTTAGGGGGATGGGCAGGGgatggactagaccatgtgaaaaatgaacataatatttgtattgttgttataaaaaagcatgcctagacattccgttgttgtgcccataacctagatttaaggtgccatttagctcctagctttcacatcccagtttctaacactgaccagGCCACATATTATGGCAGATTTCTCAGAGGCTTTTTGTAGCATAGGCCATGTATTTTCATCTTGAGATTTTCTTATGGCATTGGCAATAATATTTATGTGACAGACTGATCATCTGAATTCTAACTTGGAAGAAAATTCCCCTTGATTGAATAGGTCGCATTCCTGTTGGTGTATGTAGGATTGCAGATGGTTTGTAAAAGAAAAGCACAATGTTTACTTGAGCGTTGCCTCTCCCCCACCATGTTTTGCGACTGTGAATCCAGTGAACTAATCACTTTTCTGCAGATTACTTTTGAATAACTTTTGTGGGAGATGTTGGCCTTCTTGATGTATATCAGGGGCAGGGGACCCTTTTCAGCCTGAGCGCCGCATTCCTGTGTTGGCAGCCTTCCAGATgccaaaagtgggcagagaaacaGACGTGGCATGTACCTTTGTACGGAAGGtgacattccagccacacacaaCAGCCAGATGTTTCTAATTACACACAcctctctccatcttccatccaggcaagcaaggtgCATCATTgcagtccaaggacacattctagctagGCAGAAGCTCTTGAGAGATCAGGACTCATGAGGGCTGAATTTAAAGGCCTTGCAGGAGGCTGCATTTGAGACCCTGGGCATGAGGTTTCTGTCCCCTTTGCTTTACATTTTTGCCCAGGGATTGATGCACAGCCTCATGTCTTCTTCTCACCTTTTAGTGTATTGATCAaatatcttaaaggtaaaggtacccctgcccgtacgggccagtcttgacagactctggggttgtgcgcccatctcacttaagaggccaggggccagcgctgtccggagacacttccgggtcacgtggccagcgtgacaaagctgcatctggcgagccagcgcagcacacggaaacgccgtttaccttcccgccagtaagcggtccctatttatctacttgcacctgggggtgctttcaaactgctaggttggtaggcgctgggaccgagcaacgggagcgcaccccgccgcggggattcgaaccaccgacctttcgatcggcaagccctaggcgctgaggctttaacccacagcgccacccgcatccctcaaatATCTTACTTTTCTTTCAAACTGGTGACATTTTCAGCTAACTTTCCTTTGCTGTCATCATTGTTTTTGTGAGAGTTGTATTGCATGAAACATGAGAATTACCAAATGTGGGCGACAAAGGACTTATTAAGTAACAATTAGTGGACAAAAATCCCTTTTAGTATAGGCAACTGGCAAGTGAATGTAATGGAACTTTGAAGAAAGGAACCATTTCCAGTGTGATAACACCGTTTCCAAGTCCCAAAGTCATTACTTCATCACTGTAGCCTCTGCCCTTGCCTGATGAATGTAAGAGAATAGCACCAGCTGCTATTTGTGAACAGAAAGAGCTCATCATAATAGAAACAAGCAACCAAGATTACAGGAAAATACCTTTGAGAGGCATTTTTAAATGCACTTTGAGAAGTGTATGGTAAAATATTAGGTAACCTTatgaaatgtattattattattaattgaatttatatacctccctatacccgggggtctcagggaagttcacagaaaaaatcaagatataaaaccacaaaaagcctaataaaaataaaaattaatgtatTAAAGCTCTGATAAGGTGCTTAAAGATGAAAGCTGTGAAAAACgaagtattttttatttcttatacagaGTGAAAAGAAAACGAAGACCACGGTATTGACTGCTGCTCTTTTACTGTCTGGGATCCCTGCAGAAGTGATTAGTCGTTCCATGGACACTTACAGCAAAATGGGGGATGTTTTTACAGACCTTTGTGTCTATTTCTTTACTTTCATCTTCTGCCATGAACTGCTTGTGTTTTTTGGTTCCTGAAGTGCCATGATAGCTGTGGAACCTGGTGTAATACTTCAGCTGGACTGCGTCACTCTTGATTTCATACATGCCTCTGGATATATAAACAGTGTTAACCCTATATCCAATACTTGGTTCAGTGCAGCTTAAACATACTTTGATAGGGAAGAGCTTTGAAGTCCCGGCTTTGAAGCTGAATTGGTAGATTTTGAGTACAGTGCAGAGTGATCTCAGATATGGACAGTCAAATGCAGTTATTGGTCAATGGTCCAATGACACACTTTTCTTTAAAACTGAAATGTGTCCTTTCTGTCCATCACCCCAGTTAAAAGGAATCATCCTGAAACTGTAACCTTTCCCTTTGGCTCTATGATTGAGAGCACAGTGCAGCTGAGGTCTCCTACTTGAATAGAATTATGTTAGTCTTTATGGGTgaatccaaggattccatgaGCAAAACGCAACTCATCAGACGCTCCTGCTGGAGGAAAGGTCAGGGAGGTGATTTTTGTGTTCCTCCTATACCAGAGGGCTGGGGATTCTCCAGAACTTGCAGGGGTGGCACAGGAGAAAATGGAGGTCGGAATAATTGTTACCCTTCTCCCAGCAGGAGTCTCTGATGAGTCTCTGTTTTTCCTCCAAATGGATCTTTCTGTTCATGGAAGGAATGCTCTGAATACAAGCTTATCATAGGAATATCCTAGGAGTTGATTTTATTAGCTTATATCCCTCAATTCATGCATTTTAGCAGTCAGGATAGTCTTACCAAAATACTGCCAGCACTAAGATTGATTCTACAATAGAATTAGGCTGGATATAAGTCATCATTTTATGTCTTCCTTAAATGGGGTAGTATTCTCTTTGTTTTCTTGTAGTTAGGGAGGTTTGATTTTAGGATGTGAATGCAAGAGCTAAGACGAAGCAGTGAAATTCAACTTCTTTATGTGTTCCCATTAAGCATTCATTGGGTGATATCAAACATTaatcatactcaaagtagactcacTAAAATCAGTGGATTTTAGTCCTTCATTTCAGCTAGCCTACTCTTGAGTTTGACTTCCATTGGATATTGCCTGTTATCTTTTTTTTACCTAACTAGGAAACTTAATTACTTGTGTTTACATGATCTAATGCAATATACAGCATTAGTGCAGATTTAAAAGCTGCTCTCTTGGGTAACTATACTTTCGTACCTAAAAATGTCACAAGTTTTGCTCATTCCTCTGACTTGacaagtgcttttttttttgttcattGTAGTGTAAACTAACACA comes from Podarcis raffonei isolate rPodRaf1 chromosome 2, rPodRaf1.pri, whole genome shotgun sequence and encodes:
- the CAMLG gene encoding guided entry of tail-anchored proteins factor CAMLG isoform X2, whose protein sequence is METEPLEGDGGGHEGPKTTSATAPALTASQRRAEIRRRKLLMNSEDRINRIMGFHRPKADDDSHSESKLQLEQDKPSTLPTPVSKRVVLGDTVCSLAGTADHASSAIEHKGEKKDLFSITPEVGNDGTGELRQRSRGDLMEVPQRAPRHGLDQYLSRFDEAMKLRNQLISEKPSQENGNVVEEFDSFRIFRLVGCALLAIGVRAFVCKYLLAYMGLSKYFPKSEKKTKTTVLTAALLLSGIPAEVISRSMDTYSKMGDVFTDLCVYFFTFIFCHELLVFFGS
- the CAMLG gene encoding guided entry of tail-anchored proteins factor CAMLG isoform X1, translated to METEPLEGDGGGHEGPKTTSATAPALTASQRRAEIRRRKLLMNSEDRINRIMGFHRPKADDDSHSESKLQLEQDKPSTLPTPVSKRVVLGDTVCSLAGTADHASSAIEHKGEKKDLFSITPEVGNDGTGELRQRSRGDLMEVPQRAPRHGLDQYLSRFDEAMKLRNQLISEKPSQENGNVVEEFDSFRIFRLVGCALLAIGVRAFVCKYLSIFAPFLTLQLAYMGLSKYFPKSEKKTKTTVLTAALLLSGIPAEVISRSMDTYSKMGDVFTDLCVYFFTFIFCHELLVFFGS